In Cryptococcus gattii WM276 chromosome A, complete sequence, one genomic interval encodes:
- a CDS encoding general RNA polymerase II transcription factor, putative (Similar to TIGR gene model, INSD accession AAW40947.1), which translates to MSSNFYTSSHNRYWLLTRPSLLQSRQTDLKYCTSRQLYCLFIFFSQLIQKLGKRLLLRQIPIATACVFFKRFYFKNSLCETNPYLVLAACVYVAAKVEETPVHIKSVVSEAKLVFHEHNIKMFPAETNKLGEMEFYLLEDLDFHLVVFHPYRALLHFTGRESADMGKFEKSRVQEDKEIRKKEGDAKRLREEEAKKASSKGQQPTVGQALEKEGWRLEETEEARIRRLMSRGTGEGVMEVDEGVLQISWFIINDSYRTDAPLLYPPYIIALSAIYIAFCLTSMSNSSARTRSSSTQRPELLQSASINEGLNLLPPPKNAAEFLAGFQVSLPMLFSCVQEIIGLYPVWEAFEPTVMRNSQAQAKTGNAGAAAGTKSGQNDSAQDKKDKFGLEEAESLVRKMIEERMIDLGHPDNAGVEKAAGSGSSNVAGKKRARIA; encoded by the exons ATGTCTTCCAACTTCTATACCTCCTCTCACAACCGCTATTGGCTTCTGACTCGGCCGTCACTTCTGCAATCTCGGCAAACAGACCTCAAATACTGCACGTCTCGCCAGCTATATtgcctcttcatcttcttctctcagCTCATCCAAAAGCTCGGCAAACGGCTGTTGCTGAGGCAGATACCGATAGCCACGGCATGCGTATTTTTCAAGAGGTTCTACTTCAAGAATAGTCTGTGCGAAACGAATCCATATCTAGTGCTCGCCGCTTGCGTGTATGTGGCAGCCAAAGTAGAGGAGACTCCCGTGCATATCAAGAGCGTCGTGAGTGAGGCGAAGTTGGTTTTCCATG AACACAACATCAAAATGTTCCCTGCTGAGACCAATAAACTTGGAGAAATGGAGTTTTATCTACTAGAGGATCTCGATTTCCACTTAGTGGTCTTCCACCCGTATCGGGCATTACTCCATTTTACTGGAAGAGAGTCTGCAGACATGGGGAAATTTGAGAAGTCCAGAGTTCAAGAAGACAAGGAAATAcgaaaaaaagaaggagatgcCAAAAGGTTgcgagaagaagaggcgAAGAAGGCAAGCAGTAAGGGACAGCAACCGACAGTTGGACAGGCGCTTGAGAAAGAAGGGTGGCGCCTCGAAGAGACTGAGGAAGCCAGGATAAGGCGTTTAATGAGTAGAGGGACAGGTGAGGGTGTAATGGAAGTGGACGAGGGTGTTTTGCAAATATCATG GTTCATCATCAATGACTCCTATCGCACGGACGCCCCCCTCCTGTATCCTCCTTATATAATTGCTCTCTCCGCAATCTATATCGCCTTCTGCTTAACATCCATGTCGAATTCATCTGCCCGGACCCGTTCGTCTTCTACTCAACGACCGGAACTCCTACAGTCGGCTTCGATCAATGAAGGGTTGAATTTGCTTCCACCGCCTAAAAATGCCGCAGAGTTTCTGGCAGGCTTTCAAGTCAGCCTACCAATGCTGTTTAGTTGCGTGCAAGAGATCATTGGACTGTATCCCGTATGGGAGGCGTTTGAGCCAACCGTGATGAGGAATTCCCAAGCACAAGCAAAAACGGGGAATGCAGGAGCTGCCGCTGGGACAAAATCCGGACAGAATGATTCAGCTCAAGACAAGAAGGACAAGTTCGGTTTGGAGGAGGCTGAATCACTGGTACGGAAAATGATCGAGGAAAGGATGATAGATTTAGGTCATCCAGACAATGCGGGCGTTGAAAAAGCTGCAGGCTCCGGTTCGTCCAATGTTGCAGGTAAGAAGCGGGCGAGGATAGCATAG
- a CDS encoding ubiquitin-protein ligase, putative (Similar to TIGR gene model, INSD accession AAW41350.1), which translates to MKVEVNSYRAVAYWIWDVSDEPHKLYHYAPPDEVGIDDDDDQDVCGICQAAFESTCPDCKIPGDDCPLSKCTVCGPQKLNADLYCSVWGECTHVFHMHCLLKWIGQKEDESQQQCPMDRRPWVTADRKPDKQPAASPGQKAQHDQPEHDYGGQLDESLTTEMGGTSRATNAQVESSMEVDEQ; encoded by the exons ATGAAGGTGGAAGTCAATTCCTATCGTGCGGTAGCGTACTGGATTTGGGACGTCTCCGACGAACCTCACAAGCTTTACCACTACGCGCCACCGGACGAAGTTGGTATTGACGATGATGACGATCAGGACGTCTGCGGCATATGCCAAGCGGCCTTCGAGAGCACTTGCCCCGATTGCAAGATACCCGGCGATGACTGTCCCTTGAGTAAGTGTACTGTATGTGGGCCGCAAAAGCTCAATGCTGATTTGTACTGTTCAGTTTGGGGGGAATGCACCCACGTCTTTCACATGCACTGCCTGCTGAAGTGGATCGGCcagaaggaggatgaatCACAACAGCAATGTCCTATGGACAGAAGACCTTGGG TGACGGCCGATAGGAAGCCTGATAAACAACCAGCGGCGAGTCCTGGTCAAAAAGCCCAACATGACCAGCCAGAGCACGATTATGGGGGTCAGCTTGACGAAAGCTTAACGACGGAAATGGGAGGTACCTCTAGAGCAACGAACGCTCAAGTAGAGAGCAGCATGGAGGTTGACGAGCAGTAG
- a CDS encoding uncharacterized protein (Similar to TIGR gene model, INSD accession AAW40945.1): MESLTMDEESPTPSLVSFPVLPQSDLAQVAHTILQLFDPATSSNPVQAKYLQSELQKIQGTPEAWGLIAGLANHEDTNVRFFGAHTAQVKISRDWDTLPQELHQGLLTLLLETLSRAINPQNPSSHQPGNGVVIRKIFGSVSVVRGFIPAMSQILTMRKLASLLLRLEFTIFPHPIRTVIQSMQSAFSQANAQSTGVNLALRLRLLELEWCAICVEEMGRAGLAEHRRAAIRRHVESDLKIVVGTVIRSMNGDNAGSPDERLHEAEAACKCAESWIVWGLGADELNEVLPPLYNLLPLPAACSAVTEVLSESIFKYGKGTKILTEPLISWATGPPGQSILGLTEEDPSDEAVAFAKLVAALVEHSSEWLVAHIQESQVQTFLAMVLRITGWKGIAGVEENISELTLPIYSLLQEALMDSDLFQAPHETHPAWLVAKQFFAELVSVTCRKVRWPGEGEVPPGDTLGGLGKDDREAFSRWRRDAGEVIVGAYYVLREEMMQNLTQTAAQQIQGGASWQDIEATLHCIRYSSEAVPLGEDQSLPVLFGEQVLGPLTQRPIGGLGEDRLRLTIVCLIQSYEEWFKFHPTHLAPCLSYLVPSLTSRSHSISRSAADALKALCDMCRKKLVEHIDAFSELHGKIGDMGSEEQSKVIQGISSVIQALPPSAAIEPVEAILNPIIDRMQAAVSASQTNAAEAQSLLIQTINSLTACLKGLSPSDDEIFDAVDDEDQKEEEVKRVRGDVRMARLRERIYMAIEGVVGVWNGDSEVADALSSLLKHVSPNPPTLISLPPLPLLSPITLACSRSPSALWFTLASTVILSISAPPSFLIKKKDLGTENDEAARAREEQEKWEIVGQCGGRLVEIAQGLFQGEGMKENPDIVEGWFKFCHSFAERYPGVLLRLQSPQVEAYIQLGLAGLSLHERFSLKAASDFFVALLSKTRFPSPLEAIFDPLLLAFGPSLLHALILSAGSEGPRSVIPNLAELLAGLVTRVSSDVMSAWLEGILSIEGFPDARATLESKKKLKTAVLKSRTARRMREALHEFALVARGLEGTTYGNATAI; encoded by the exons ATGGAGTCGCTCACAATGGACGAGGAATCACCGACCCCTTCTCTTGTCTCATTCCCTGTACTTCCACAATCCGACCTCGCTCAGGTCGCCCAT ACTATTCTTCAATTATTTGACCCCGCTACATCTTCTAACCCCGTCCAAGCGAAGTATCTCCAGTCAGAGCTGCAAAAAATTCAAGGGACGCCTGAGGCATGGGGATTGATAGCTGGCCTCGCGAACCATGAA GATACCAATGTACGATTTTTTGGGGCTCATACAGCTCAAGTGAAGATCTCGCGTGACTG GGATACATTACCTCAAGAGCTTCACCAAGGTCTTCTTACCCTCCTTCTTGAAACACTTTCAAGAGCAATAAATCCACAGAATCCTAGTTCTCACCAACCTGGGAATGGCGTAGTAATAAGGAAGATCTTCGGTTCTGTGAGTGTCGTGCGAGGGTTTATCCCAGCTATGTCACAGATTCTGACAATGCGAAAGCTGGCGTCGCTCCTTCTGCGCTTGGAATTCACCATATTCCCACATCCCATCCGCACTGTCATTCAATCCATGCAATCTGCTTTCTCCCAAGCGAACGCTCAGAGCACTGGGGTCAATTTGGCCCTGAGATTGCGATTGTTAGAACTGGAGTGGTGCGCCATTTGCGttgaggagatggggaGAGCGGGACTGGCAGAGCACCGAAG AGCCGCCATCAGAAGGCATGTGGAAAGCGATCTCAAAATTGTCGTGGGGACGGTCATTAGATCTATGAATGGCGACAATGCCGGCTCTCCAGATGAGAGATTACATGAGGCCGAGGCTGCGTGTAAGTGCGCCGAAAGCTGGATTGTCTGGGGCCTGGGAGCGGA CGAATTGAACGAGGTTTTGCCTCCTCTCTATAATTTGTTGCCTTTGCCTGCCGCCTGTTCAGCTGTCACCGAGGTGCTCTCCGAAAGCATCTTCAAATACGGTAAAGGAACCAAGATACTGACGGAACCTCTTATTTCATGGGCTACTGGACCACCTGGGCAATCTATCTTGGGTTTGACTGAAGAAG ACCCCTCTGACGAAGCTGTTGCGTTTGCGAAGCTTGTAGCAGCGCTTGTTGAACACTCTTCAGAATGGCTGGTGGCACATATTCAAGAAAGTCAAGTGCAGACCTTTCTGGCTATGGTGTTACGCATTACTGGTTGGAAGGGTATTGCCGGGGTGGAAGAAAACATCAGCGAA CTTACACTCCCAATCTATTCTTTACTGCAAGAGGCCCTCATGGATTCGGATCTGTTCCAGGCTCCGCATGAGACGCATCCTGCTTGGTTAGTTGCAAAACAATTCTTCGCTGAGCTGGTTTCTGTTACCTGCCGCAAAGTCAGATGGCCtggagagggagaagtACCTCCTGGCGACACATTAGGCGGTTTGGGAAAGGATGACAGAGAGGCATTCAGTCGTTGGCGAAGAGATGCCGGAGAGGTCATCGTTGGAGC CTATTATGTTTTGAGGGAGGAGATGATGCAAAATCTAACGCAAACAGCCGCTCAGCAAATTCAGGGCGGTGCCTCCTGGCAG GACATCGAGGCCACCTTACACTGCATCCGATACTCTTCTGAAGCTGTGCCTCTGGGTGAGGATCAGAGTCTCCCTGTCTTATTTGGCGAGCAAGTATTGGGACCGTTAACACAGCGACCAATTGGAGGCCTTGGTGAAGATAGGTTGAGGCTCACCATAGTTTGCTTGATCC AGTCCTACGAGGAATGGTTCAAATTTCACCCCACACATCTTGCCCCCTGTCTCTCTTATCTCGTTCCATCCCTTACTTCTCGTAGTCATTCAATCTCTCGATCAGCTGCCGACGCTCTCAAAGCACTATGCGACATGTGTAGGAAGAAGCTGGTTGAACATATTGACGCATTTTCAGAACTCCACGGTAAAATCGGGGACATGGGC TCGGAGGAGCAAAGTAAAGTCATTCAGGGTATTTCTAGTGTCATCCAAGCACTGCCTCCTTCTGCGGCAATTGAGCCTGTTGAG GCCATCTTAAACCCCATTATTGACCGTATGCAAGCAGCTGTTTCTGCATCACAAACTAATGCGGCGGAGGCTCAATCTCTTCTTATTCAGACCATCAACTCTCTGACAGCGTGTCTCAAGGGTCTTTCGCCTTCTGATGACGAAATATTTGACGCAGTAGATGATGAAGAtcagaaagaagaagaagtgaaAAGGGTACGAGGAGACGTGAGAATGGCGAGATTACGAGAGAGAATTTATATGGCAATTGAGGGGGTTGTTGGAGTTTGGAATGGAGATTCTGAAGTCGCCGAT GCCCTATCTTCGTTATTGAAACATGTGTCGCCCAACCCTCCTACCCTcatttctcttcctccgcTGCCATTACTTTCTCCCATCACCCTTGCATGTTCGCGCTCCCCTTCTGCCCTTTGGTTCACCTTAGCATCTACAGTAATTCTCAGTATCAGCGCTCCTCCGTCTTTCTTAATTAAGAAGAAGGACTTAGGCACGGAAAACGACGAGGCGGCGAGGGCCagagaagagcaagaaAAGTGGGAGATAGTCGGTCAGTGCGGAGGGAGATTAGTTGAAATTGCGCAGGGGTTGTTTCAAGGTGAAGGAATGAAGGAG AATCCGGATATTGTGGAAGGGTGGTTCAAGTTTTGTCATTCG TTTGCGGAACGTTACCCCGGTGTGCTGCTCCGTCTGCAATCTCCCCAAGTCGAGGCATACATTCAACTTGGTCTTGCTGGTCTCAGTTTGCACGAACGTTTCTCTCTCAAGGCTGCTTCTGATTTTTTT GTTGCCCTGCTATCGAAGACACGGTTCCCATCTCCCCTCGAAGCCATCTTTgatcctcttcttcttgcaTTTGGCCCATCGCTACTTCACGCTTTGATCCTCTCTGCCGGTAGCGAAGGTCCTAGAAGCGTAATCCCAAACTTGGCGGAATTACTGGCTGGGCTAGTAACCAGAGTAAGCAGTGACGTGATGTCAGCGTGGTTAGAAGGGATTTTGAGTATT GAGGGATTCCCTGACGCGAGGGCAACTTTGGagtcgaagaagaagttgaaaaCGGCTGTCCTGAA ATCGCGTACCGCAAGGCGGATGCGAGAAGCCCTCCATGAGTTCGCATTGGTTGCTCGAGGGCTGGAAGGCACTACTTACGGCAATGCAACAGCCATTTGA
- a CDS encoding palmitoyltransferase, putative (Similar to TIGR gene model, INSD accession AAW40964.1), with the protein MATVASPDIRVTAASPDSNRAVFEQSIAFSGAGKTDEGSSNRGEEPERDSQEVGRETIREPLMYNDLDIHTLAQRGDTAAIVAMLQQNPSLDLSARDAQDVTPLHWAAINAHMGTCRLLIDSGADVDAIGGELKATPLQWAARNGHLYVVHLLLSRGADPNIHDSQGFNTLHLITHSSAVMPLLYMLHQPVAIDEKDTDGHTALMWAAYQGDALSVDLLIRHGASVNTTDNAGMTPLHWAAVKGNKVSIMHLVEAGASLDAKEESGKTPRDMAEELKGLVPFQKGLEEAGWSIDGVKMEGKLGPRNTILAIFLLPIAGLWFIFSTFKWLPVYVGIPFAIAEFMAMQYTVVLVLLGHIKTQDKVSSSNYFASIITASLIWVGYCWISRFAVNTPGYAFTNLGFIIMFSGCCWTFWKSIVTDPGFVSKGEQDAEIKEVLEDLVDAGRLNGTNFCIARKPLRSKHCRTCNRCVARFDHHCPWIWNCVGAKNHRPFLLFVLFLIGGVILFIRLTIVYTHQNAPEYIPTPNPGLTTCDISTTLCQAGNFDPFLLCTALWSTLQLTWTTVLAISHLWQVSRQMTTFEVSNLGRYGFMGGRGGQSLRDQSGAMLKQASAIGAGIGMSGAGEEAAGPPDAEAGPEGNALLPPPGGHVHGSQCRHGNHAGGRSHGVLHICGALWKTMTGPLMTILGLDRFTKGKALGGMKRAGRDQNPFDMGIIKNCTDFWVPDSDVDYVTLYEIPPEGWRAYRRKLAMDKRVPGGKGRYEVVSEQEV; encoded by the exons ATGGCTACGGTGGCATCTCCAGACATTAGGGTGACAGCGGCAAGCCCAGACTCAAATCGAGCTGTGTTTGAACAATCAATAGCTTTTTCTGGTGCTGGAAAGACAGATGAAGGAAGTTCAAATCGAGGCGAAGAGCCTGAGAGAGACAGTCAAGAGGTCGGCCGCGAGACTATACGAGAGCCTTTGATGTATAACGAC CTCGATATTCATACGTTGGCCCAGAGGGGCGATACGGCTGCCATCGTTGCTATGCTACAACAGAATCCTTCATTAGACCTCTCTGCCAGAGACGCTCAAGATGTAACGCCTTTACACTGGGCCGCTATTAACGCCCACATGGGAACATGCAGACTTTTAATAGACAGTGGTGCTGATGTCGATGCGATTGGTGGTGAACTGAAAGCTACTCCTCTACAATGGGCTGCGAG AAATGGACATTTATACGTTGTGCATCTCTTGTTATCAAGGGGGGCTGACCCAAACATTCATGACTCTCAAGGCTTTAACACGCTGCACCTCATCACCCATTCTAGTGCCGTCATGCCGCTGCTATACATG CTACATCAGCCGGTAGCTATCGATGAGAAGGATACAGATGGCCATACCGCTCTCATGTGGGCAGCTTATCAAGGTGACGCTCTTTCGGTCGATCTTCTCATTAGACACGGTGCTTCAGTGAATACAACCGACAATGCAGGCATGACTCCCCTTCACTGGGCGGCGGTGAAAGGCAACAAGGTCTCTATCATGCATCTGGTAGAAGCTGGCGCTAGCTTAGATGCCAAAGAAGAATCAGGGAAGACTCCCAGAGATATGGCGGAGGAGTTGAAGGGTCTAGTGCCGTTCCAAAAGGGTCTCGAGGAGGCGGGGTGGAGCATTGATGGTGTGAAGATGGAAGGCAAATTGGGGCCT AGAAATACTATCCTGGCTATCTTCTTGTTGCCCATAGCAGGGTTATGGTTCATCTTCAGTACTTTTAAGTGGTTACCGGTATATGTGGGCATCCCATTTGCCATTGCTGAATTTATGGCCATGCAATAC ACTGTCGTTCTTGTTTTACTGGGCCATATCAAAACCCAAGACAAAGTTTCCTCGTCCAACTACTTCGCATCGATCATCACTGCTAGTCTCATCTGGGTAGGCTACTGTTGGATTTCTAGGTTCGCTGTCAACACTCCAGGATATGCATTCACCAACCTCGGATTTATAATCATGTTCTCCGGGTGCTGTTGGACTTTCTGGAAATCCATCGTGACAGATCCTGGATTTGTGTCAAAGGGAGAGCAGGATGCGGAAATCAAGGAA GTATTGGAGGATCTTGTGGACGCAGGAAGACTGAATGGGACGAACTTTTGTATC GCAAGGAAGCCCTTACGCTCTAAACATTGCCGGACCTGTAATCGATGCGTTGCCAGGTTTGACCA CCATTGCCCTTGGATCTGGAATTGCG TGGGAGCGAAAAATCATCGGCCCTTTTTGCTATTTGTATTATTTTTGATCGGGGGAGTCATCCTCTTTATCAGGCTTACTATTGTCT ACACCCACCAAAATGCCCCAGAATACATCCCCACTCCTAATCCAGGATTAACAACGTGTGATATCTCCACTACTCTCTGTCAAGCAGGCAATTTCGaccctttccttctttgtACGGCGCTTTGGAGTACCCTTCAGCTCACGTGGACTACTGTTCTGGCCATTTCTCACCTATGGCAAGTTTCTCGGCAAATGACGACATTTGAAGTCTCCAATCTTGGCCGATATGGCTTTATGGGTGGACGAGGGGGACAAAGCCTGAGAGACCAAAGTGGGGCAATGTTAAAGCAAGCTTCAGCCATCGGGGCGGGCATCGGTATGAGTGGAGCTGGGGAAGAAGCCGCTGGGCCCCCTGATGCCGAGGCTGGGCCAGAAGGGAATGCGTTGCTTCCCCCGCCTGGCGGGCATGTACATGGATCGCAATGTCGACATGGCAATCATGCTGGTGGCCGCAGCCATGGCGTGCTGCATATATGCGGAGCTCTTTGGAAGACAATGACAGGGCCGCTGATGACCATCTTGGGATTAGATAGATTTACGAAGGGAAAGGCGTTGGGGGGAATGAAGAGAGCTGGGAGAGATCAGAATCCGTTTGATATGGGCATTATCAAA AATTGCACCGATTTCTGGGTACCAGACAGCGATGTCGATTATGTAACGCTTTACGAAATACCTCCGGAAGGTTGGAGGGCTTACAGGCGAAAGCTTGCGATGGATAAGAGAGTACCGGGGGGAAAGGGACGTTACGAGGTTGTTAGTGAGCAAGAGGTATAG
- a CDS encoding uncharacterized protein (Similar to TIGR gene model, INSD accession AAW40960.1): MDMDSAHLDPSLLTLAFRLIKAAETAPPSVLVGLLAEGAPAWFQDDDLGWSCLHYAAERKEPECLKVLLQGGAVWNAVDKWGRTAGEICLSLGDEEGWSIIRNEGIRSEDKTSAGDNLVFLKSKLTWDVGKDGKERVLDADGNGVMMGWEEPLMVEHVRRLTEEHPKAQLGAEGMSVLNVGFGLGIVDRLFQGCDPKPSHHTIIEAHPQVLEYIRKKGVHLLPNVRILEGRWQDWLLDGGKVGDVLSGTPDGMGFDAIFVDTFAEGYEDLKAFFEVIPDILDAETGRFSFWNGLGATNPTIYSVSSSLAELHLEDVGLQVEWHDVLIPESMREEVWKGVRRRYWDLPGYRLPIAKMGLI, encoded by the exons ATGGACATGGATTCAGCCCATCTCGACCCCTCCCTGCTCACTCTCGCCTTCCGCCTCATTAAAGCCGCTGAAACCGCTCCTCCGTCCGTTCTTGTCGGCCTTCTCGCCGAGGGTGCTCCAGCTTGGTTCCAGGACGACGATCTAGGATGGTCATGTCTGCATTATGCCGCCGAGAGGAAAGAGCCAGAGTGTTTGAAAGTTCTATTGCAAGGTGGGGCCGTATGGAATGCTGTTGACAAATGGGGACGGACGGCAGGCGAGATATGTTTGTCATTGGGCGATGAAGAGGGGTGGTCGATCATTAGGAACGAGGGCATCAGAAGTG AAGACAAAACTTCCGCGGGAGATAATCTTGTTTTTCTGAAGAGCAAGCTCACCTGGGACGTTGGAAAGGATGGTAAAGAGAGGGTACTGGATGCAGACGGTAATGG AGTTATGATGGGATGGGAAGAACCTCTTA TGGTAGAACATGTTAGACGTCTTACTGAAGAGCACCCCAAAGCGCAATTAGGAGCTGAAGGCATGTCTGTCCTTAACGTCGGCTTTGGCCTGGGGATC GTCGATCGGTTATTCCAAGGGTGTGATCCCAAACCTTCACACCATACTATCATCGAAGCCCATCCCCAGGTACTGGAATACATCCGTAAAAAGGGTGTCCACCTGCTACCTAATGTCCGGATTCTCGAGGGAAGATGGCAAGACTGGTTGTTAGACGGTGGAAAGGTTGGCGATGTTTTGTCAGGTACGCCTGATGGAATGGGCTTTGACGCAATTTTTGTCGATACTTTTGCCGAAGGATATGAAG ACCTCAAGGCCTTCTTTGAAGTTATCCCTGATATCTTGGATGCCGAAACCGGCCGTTTCTCTTTCTGGAACGGACTTGGTGCGACAA ATCCGACCATTTACTCCGTATCTTCAAGCCTCGCTGAACTTCACCTTGAAGATGTCGGTCTTCAAGTCGAGTGGCATGATGTGCTTATCCCTGAGAGCATGCGAGAGGAGGTATGGAAGGGCGTAAGGAGGAGATACTGGGATCTGCCCGGGTATAGATTGCCTATCGCTAAGATGGGGTTGATTTAG
- a CDS encoding Hypothetical Protein (Similar to TIGR gene model, INSD accession AAW41344.1) codes for MGFTLFFQWSFTPLTGQAVSLADVVCARVLENYGHNPPSRLGLQLRTYRAQFPLSPATDVNIQDNSNQVSRYLTIISNLVPPAQPGEVRTSIPIFKDDTAYLFLDDRSSTAISGESEHVNKPVETSTVTHSSNYVPLQANEEGRRFRCVAVRPPTAITPMLQSLLSPFVMGLTKAARTTASQTSSTPVPTSLPGSTLLMTVLTFNALPSPTPPVILRLYILPNQTATSIFLEGEYAGSADGKSEEELEEEVKKYLEGCLIADLLGERRWIDCSRRHNWRAWNDAERNKHAMLTLAKTLRQGNFI; via the exons ATGGGATTTACTCT TTTCTTCCAATGGTCTTTCACTCCTCTCACTGGCCAGGCGGTTTCTTTGGCAGATGTCGTATGCGCTCGTGTACTTGAGAATTACGGA CATAATCCCCCTTCTCGGCTAGGTCTTCAACTTCGCACTTATCGCGCTCAATTTCCTCTCTCGCCAGCTACAGATGTTAACATTCAGGATAATAGTAATCAAGTTTCGCGCTATCTCACCATAATATCCAATCTGGTGCCCCCTGCACAACCAGGGGAGGTTAGAACAAGCATTCCCATCTTCAAAGATGATACAGCATACCTGTTTCTCGATGATCGCTCTTCAACAGCTATTAGCGGTGAATCAGAACATGTTAACAAGCCAGTTGAGACATCTACTGTAACCCACTCATCTAATTACGTCCCTCTGCAAGCgaatgaagaagggaggagATTTCGCTGTGTAGCAGTCAGACCGCCGACAGCTATTACTCCAATGTTGCAATCATTACTTAGTCCTTTCGTGATGGGTTTAACTAAAGCAGCTCGTACT ACTGCATCCCAAACATCCTCCACTCCTGTCCCAACATCTCTTCCAGGGTCAACTCTTCTGATGACTGTCCTCACTTTCAATGCACTTCCCTCTCCGACACCGCCCGTAATACTTCGATTGTACATCCTTCCCAATCAGACGGCTACTAGCATTTTCCTCGAAGGAGAGTATGCAGGCTCAGCAGATGGCAAGAGCGAGGAAGAattggaggaagaagtcAAGAAGTATTTAGAAGGTTGTCTAATCGCCGACTTGCTCGGAGAAAGACGATGGATAGATTGCTCAAGAAGACATAATTGGAGGGCTTGGAACGATGCTGAGAGAAACAAGCACGCAATGCTTACCCTGGCAAAGACTCTGCGCCAAGGCAATTTCATTTAA
- a CDS encoding uncharacterized protein (Similar to TIGR gene model, INSD accession AAW40962.1), translating to MEEQQQPSMRPSKRPRLQQSCSVSSSASPSASLSAQPPTLNKGKGHIVDGQRLQEDPSEEDCTTEESSNDSEDEVEEDNLIEVDSPRSSSTGKRAWATRAARRAERLSEAEKCIHIPPMPPPSNPNSDLLQAIHHHASHFYTSTSLLIPPKKRQRAMPWASKKRIDVLKDSLRSKGHEQDIESLVNEQGEFVSAAREAKVDEGGIGGARGRYKVRDMYCAIEGEGLMAIGIILQEYIIRTLREIGYQPGEATQAEIESEDDDETQGGSEEGEENNGPER from the exons ATGGAGGAGCAACAGCAGCCCTCCATGCGGCCTTCCAAGAGACCCCGACTTCAGCAGTCCTGTTCAGTATCTAGTTCAGCATCGCCATCTGCGTCTCTGTCTGCTCAACCTCCGACCTTGAACAAAGGTAAAGGGCACATCGTCGATGGACAGAGACTCCAAGAGGATCCATCTGAAGAAGATTGTACAACAGAAGAGAGCTCAAATGATTCAGAGGAtgaggtggaagaagacaaTCTCATTGAAGTCGATTCTCCCAGATCGTCTTCAACGGGTAAACGAGCATGGGCAACTCGTGCAGCCCGACGAGCTGAACGCCTTTCGGAGGCTGAGAAATGTATTCATATTCCACCAA TGCCTCCTCCCTCAAATCCCAATAGCGATCTTCTCCAAGCTATCCATCATCATGCCTCCCACTTCTACACTTCGACTTCATTGTTAATACCTCCCAAGAAGCGTCAGCGAGCAATGCCATGGGCAAGCAAAAAGAGAATTGATGTTTTGAAGGATTCGCTACGGTCAAAAGGCCATGAGCAGGATATAGAAAGTCTTGTCAACGAACAGGGTGAGTTCGTCTCAGCAGCAAGGGAAGCGAAAGTGGACGAAGGCGGTATAGGGGGAGCTAGAGGGAGATATAAGGTCAGGGACATGTATTGCGCCATAGAAGGCGAGGGTTTGATGGCTATTG GCATTATTTTGCAAGAGTACATCATCAGAACACTACGCGAAATAGGCTATCAGCCCGGTGAGGCAACTCAAGCGGAAATTGAGTCAgaagacgatgatgaaACACAAGGCGGAAgcgaagaaggagaagagaatAACGGTCCCGAAAGATAA